DNA from Triplophysa dalaica isolate WHDGS20190420 chromosome 9, ASM1584641v1, whole genome shotgun sequence:
gtataatatttattttttgacatcCTCTACAAAGAACTGGATGCAAAAATAATTTCAGAAGCATACTTTATCAACACTcgacttaatttttttttaacatttgctAAAGTGGAGAAACAGTCATTGCTTAATCAAATttttaacatatgcaaaaaCTTTACAACAAGCTATAATGCTTAGACATCAGAACATGTATAAAGGACACACATGGAAAAAGCAAACAATAGTTCATTTAACTTTCTGATGTATGTAACCTTCAAGTCACTGTATGgcacaaatcatgttttaaaagatAACAGGACCGATCGTCATATAATGACCACGTCCACTGCAACGTGTGTGCACTGAGAGAAACacttttaacatctgaagaaagGAAAGCACTTGACACAAAAGTGTCGAGTGCGCGTCTAGCGCATGCGCATATGGAGACTGTGTTTCGGCCCATCCACCCGTTCCAGCTTCTCAAAATGCCTCCGGGCGTTTCTGATGTTGATGAGAGTGGCAGCCGAGGGTATCGACGGGTCAGACATGATCACCATCACGTATGTGTTAGATGTAAACACGTCAATAAAGGCCGCAAAGTTCGAATTGCGCACTTCCATGCTCTGGAAAGATGCTGCCAACTTACTGCAGCTGAGCTTGAACTGCTTGATGATGTTACTGATCTTTTCGAAGCGATGCGCGTCGCGCTGCTCTTTACACTGATAATGAGAGATCACCAGGAAAGTGGCTCTTTCGAAAAGCAGCACCTCGTCCGCTTCGATAATCTGCGCAAAATTGCGCAAATTGCACTCGAGCTGCTGCACATTAGGGATCAGCTGGTAAACAATGCTGGACCAGGCTTTGTACAGAGTCTCGTCCCAGATGGACGTCCGGAAGCAGGTGCAGGCAAGCGGACGGGACAGTCTCTTCAAGTCCTCCTCGCGCTCTTTAAATATCAGATCTCGTTGATCCTCCTGGACCAGGTCCATCTTGTGCACGAGACAGAAGATCTTGGCATCGGGCGAGTTCT
Protein-coding regions in this window:
- the rraga gene encoding ras-related GTP-binding protein A, translated to MSSTAMKKKVLLMGKSGSGKTSMRSIIFANYIARDTRRLGATIDVEHSHVRFLGNLVLNLWDCGGQDTFMENYFTSQRDNIFRNVEVLIYVFDVESRELEKDMHYYQSCLEAILQNSPDAKIFCLVHKMDLVQEDQRDLIFKEREEDLKRLSRPLACTCFRTSIWDETLYKAWSSIVYQLIPNVQQLECNLRNFAQIIEADEVLLFERATFLVISHYQCKEQRDAHRFEKISNIIKQFKLSCSKLAASFQSMEVRNSNFAAFIDVFTSNTYVMVIMSDPSIPSAATLINIRNARRHFEKLERVDGPKHSLHMRMR